One Tenrec ecaudatus isolate mTenEca1 chromosome 12, mTenEca1.hap1, whole genome shotgun sequence DNA segment encodes these proteins:
- the C12H16orf54 gene encoding transmembrane protein C16orf54 homolog: protein MGLRPQVSRVSIASSWAWGPGYGIPSAAEPPSGHMEGPPASEPALWPPLPCGPCIPIMLALASLAALFLVTTAVLAERLFRRSLRRRHRHQAYYHPPTLVWRPGGELWIEPTGTPRERSENWYGSTTHLLMDQGPEPPAPGSTLEARATAPPVPSTPQPPPSSMVSQPPPQSPSPSTFWVPPPWEERPHNPGMVSWAGPEPRPTGSEYPASPQAQRPRRPGSPEPDWGLQPRVTLEQISAFWRREGRTSTGF, encoded by the exons ATGGGGCTCAGACCCCAAGTGAGCCGAGTCTCCATCGCCTCTTCTTGGGCCTGGGGGCCTGGCTACGGG ATACCTTCAGCTGCAGAGCCGCCTTCGGGGCACATGGAGGGGCCGCCTGCGTCCGAGCCTGCCTTGTGGCCCCCGCTGCCCTGCGGGCCCTGCATCCCCATCATGCTGGCCCTGGCCTCTCTCGCCGCCCTTTTCCTGGTGACCACAGCGGTGCTGGCTGAGCGCCTCTTCCGCCGCTCCCTCCGTCGCCGTCACCGTCATCAGGCCTACTACCATCCTCCGACGCTGGTCTGGCGCCCAGGAGGAGAGCTGTGGATCGAGCCCACGGGCACCCCCCGAGAGCGCTCTGAGAACTGGTATGGCTCGACAACCCACCTGCTGATGGACCAGGGCCCAGAGCCTCCCGCCCCCGGGAGCACCTTGGAGGCCCGAGCCACGGCACCCCCTGTCCCTTCCACCCCACAGCCCCCGCCCAGCTCCATGGTCTCGCAGCCGCCACCCCAgtcccccagccccagcaccttcTGGGTGCCCCCGCCTTGGGAAGAAAGGCCCCACAACCCAGGCATGGTGAGCTGGGCTGGACCTGAGCCGAGGCCAACGGGCAGTGAGTACCCGGCCAGCCCTCAGGCCCAGAGGCCTCGTCGGCCAGGGAGCCCTGAGCCGGACTGGGGCCTTCAGCCCCGGGTCACTCTCGAGCAGATCTCCGCTTTCTGGAGGCGTGAAGGCCGGACCAGCACAGGCTTCTAG